A genomic window from Streptomyces sp. MST-110588 includes:
- a CDS encoding DUF4389 domain-containing protein, whose amino-acid sequence MSSPATAPYPARLEATPDPRLSRWLWLVKWLLVIPHWIVLTFLWFALGVVSVVAFFAILFTGRYPRGLFDFTTGVLRWTWRVVYYSYSALGTDRYPPFRLADVSGYPAHFDVTYPKQLSRGLVLVKWWLLALPQYVLIALFTSGLWRWGGLIGVLVLFAAVSLLFTGRYPPGLYALTLGLNRWVMRVLAYAALLTDVYPPFRLDQGGREPGSGNPADSPAGDALRSRQGR is encoded by the coding sequence ATGTCCTCCCCTGCCACTGCGCCCTACCCGGCCCGTCTGGAAGCGACGCCCGATCCACGGCTGTCGCGCTGGCTGTGGCTGGTGAAATGGCTGCTCGTCATCCCGCACTGGATCGTGCTGACCTTCCTGTGGTTCGCGCTCGGCGTGGTGAGCGTCGTGGCGTTCTTCGCCATCCTCTTCACCGGCCGCTACCCGCGAGGGCTGTTCGACTTCACCACCGGCGTGCTGCGCTGGACCTGGCGCGTGGTGTACTACTCGTACAGCGCCCTGGGAACCGACCGCTATCCGCCGTTCCGCCTGGCCGATGTGTCCGGCTACCCGGCCCACTTCGACGTCACCTACCCCAAGCAGCTCTCGCGGGGGCTGGTGCTGGTGAAGTGGTGGCTGCTCGCCCTGCCGCAGTACGTGCTGATCGCGCTGTTCACCTCCGGGCTCTGGCGCTGGGGCGGACTGATCGGTGTGCTGGTGCTGTTCGCCGCCGTCTCCCTGCTCTTCACCGGCCGCTACCCACCGGGCCTCTACGCGCTCACGCTGGGCCTGAACCGCTGGGTCATGCGGGTCCTGGCCTACGCGGCCCTGCTGACGGACGTCTACCCGCCGTTCCGGCTCGACCAGGGCGGCCGGGAACCGGGGAGCGGGAACCCCGCGGACAGCCCGGCCGGCGATGCGCTCAGGAGCAGGCAAGGACGCTGA
- a CDS encoding cytochrome P450 yields MSATLTFGAAPGALPLLGHVLSIGTSPLAFMAALPEHGDLVRIRLGPWPAYVVCHPTLVHQVLVNDRVFDKGGPTYDKLREVGGNGLVTCEHRYHRRQRRLVQPAFHRDRLPGYAEMMSAQVDTVTRSWRDGQVLDVVAVMNAFSTGVATRTLFAADVDAAVLAEIQRATTVIFDGVARRLIVPFAWLEKIPTPGNRRFLRARRSLEHHTQQLITDYRRAGVDHGDLMSMLLAARDDDANGLTDEEIHEQVLTFFSAGSETVSAALPWVWHLLAHHPEAEAQLHDEVDSVLGGRTAHYEDLPKLRTTARVLTETLRLYPPVWLLTRRTSAETELAGQRLPSGTVLVFSPYILHHHPGYYPDPERFDPGRWQDEAACPRAERAFTPFGGGARKCIGEEFAKTEATLALASMAARWRLEPLPHAQVRPAPRLALAPRSLRMRLRRR; encoded by the coding sequence ATGTCCGCCACGCTGACGTTCGGTGCCGCTCCAGGAGCCTTGCCGCTGCTGGGCCACGTCCTGTCCATCGGCACATCGCCACTGGCGTTCATGGCGGCCCTGCCCGAGCACGGCGATCTGGTCCGCATCCGGCTGGGGCCGTGGCCGGCGTACGTGGTGTGCCACCCCACGCTGGTCCACCAGGTGCTGGTGAACGACCGCGTCTTCGACAAGGGCGGCCCGACCTACGACAAGCTGCGCGAGGTGGGCGGCAACGGCCTGGTGACCTGTGAGCACCGGTACCACCGCAGGCAGCGGCGGTTGGTGCAGCCCGCCTTCCACCGGGACCGGCTGCCCGGTTACGCGGAGATGATGTCCGCACAGGTGGATACGGTCACCCGGTCCTGGCGTGACGGCCAGGTGCTCGACGTGGTCGCCGTCATGAACGCCTTCAGTACCGGTGTGGCGACCCGGACCCTGTTCGCCGCCGATGTCGACGCCGCGGTCCTGGCCGAGATCCAGCGGGCCACGACGGTCATCTTCGACGGCGTGGCCCGGCGTCTGATCGTGCCGTTCGCGTGGCTGGAGAAGATACCGACCCCGGGCAACCGCCGCTTCCTGCGCGCCCGGCGCAGCCTGGAACACCACACGCAGCAGTTGATCACCGACTACCGAAGGGCGGGTGTCGACCACGGGGACCTGATGTCCATGCTGCTGGCCGCGCGCGACGACGACGCCAACGGCCTGACCGATGAGGAGATCCACGAGCAGGTCCTCACGTTCTTCTCCGCCGGCAGCGAGACCGTCTCGGCCGCACTGCCCTGGGTGTGGCACCTGCTGGCACACCACCCCGAGGCCGAGGCGCAACTGCACGACGAGGTCGACTCCGTACTCGGCGGGCGCACCGCCCATTACGAGGACCTGCCCAAACTGAGGACGACCGCCCGCGTCCTCACCGAGACGCTGCGCCTGTATCCGCCGGTCTGGCTGCTGACCCGGCGCACCTCCGCGGAGACCGAGCTGGCGGGGCAGCGCCTGCCGAGCGGAACCGTCCTGGTCTTCAGCCCGTACATCCTGCACCACCATCCGGGGTACTACCCCGACCCCGAGCGGTTCGACCCCGGCCGGTGGCAGGACGAGGCCGCCTGCCCACGGGCCGAGCGTGCCTTCACGCCGTTCGGCGGCGGCGCCCGTAAGTGCATCGGCGAGGAGTTCGCCAAGACCGAGGCCACGCTCGCGCTGGCCTCCATGGCCGCCCGGTGGCGGCTGGAACCCCTCCCGCACGCACAGGTACGCCCCGCACCCCGCCTCGCGCTCGCCCCGCGCTCCCTGCGGATGCGCCTGCGCCGCAGGTGA
- a CDS encoding amino acid adenylation domain-containing protein, translating to MTSAMQKLNCSQAALAVHREINRTSSPYPRECSLPERFEHWAARRPDAPAVLQGDRELSYRRLNRLANGLAHTLRDKGAGPGTTIGVCVARSPAMLVALLGILKAGATYVPLDPAWPDERLRYVLEDAGSTWVLGDRPAALAPRLDGAPCRVLPLDALTGEGEDTNPPCQAGPDSIACINFTSGSMGRPKGVPIFHRGIIRLVHGATYGPMNADSRVLQITPVTFDIATWEIWGALLNGGVSVLYPAEPIRLSVLDKVMKDGRVTITLLTTALFNLVVDEAPEALETVGTITSGGEAHSIRHMAKAVRTYGPGRVVNLYGPTECTCIGTFYPVDEPPREDAPLPIGKPIQNTRLYILDDTAERLCEPGESGEICLAGDGLAAGYLGLPELTRQHFIHRCVDGVPERLYRTGDRGHLLPGGDVVFDGRLDDQVKVNSYRIELGEITHHLNHSRTVKRSYVTVRDHHGERSLVAFVVPAGPGVTPESLRAHLAAKLPRYMVPSQIHLCDAFPLTPNGKVDGRALLGHFTDTQGACAP from the coding sequence GTGACATCCGCGATGCAGAAGCTGAACTGCTCCCAGGCGGCGCTGGCCGTCCACCGCGAGATCAACCGGACGTCGAGCCCCTACCCGCGCGAGTGCAGCCTGCCCGAGCGCTTCGAGCACTGGGCCGCGCGCCGCCCGGACGCGCCCGCGGTCCTCCAGGGGGACCGCGAGCTGAGCTACCGCCGGCTCAACCGGCTCGCCAACGGCCTGGCGCACACCCTGCGGGACAAAGGCGCCGGGCCGGGCACCACGATCGGTGTGTGCGTGGCGCGTTCGCCGGCGATGCTGGTCGCGCTGCTGGGAATCCTCAAGGCCGGCGCGACGTACGTGCCGCTGGACCCCGCATGGCCGGACGAGCGGCTCCGGTACGTCCTGGAGGACGCCGGCAGCACCTGGGTGCTCGGCGACCGGCCGGCCGCACTCGCGCCACGTCTTGACGGTGCCCCCTGCCGTGTTCTGCCGCTCGACGCGCTCACGGGCGAGGGCGAGGACACCAACCCCCCGTGCCAGGCGGGCCCCGACAGCATCGCCTGCATCAACTTCACCTCCGGATCGATGGGCCGCCCCAAAGGCGTACCGATCTTCCACCGCGGCATCATCCGGCTGGTGCACGGCGCCACGTACGGACCGATGAACGCGGACAGCCGTGTCCTGCAGATCACGCCCGTCACCTTCGACATCGCCACCTGGGAGATCTGGGGCGCACTCCTCAACGGCGGGGTGTCGGTGCTCTATCCCGCCGAGCCGATCCGCCTGTCGGTGCTCGACAAGGTCATGAAGGACGGGCGCGTGACCATCACGCTCCTGACCACGGCCCTGTTCAACCTGGTCGTCGACGAAGCCCCCGAGGCGCTGGAAACCGTGGGGACCATCACCTCGGGCGGCGAGGCCCATTCGATCCGGCACATGGCCAAGGCGGTACGGACCTACGGACCCGGCCGCGTGGTCAATCTGTACGGCCCCACCGAGTGCACCTGCATCGGCACCTTCTACCCCGTGGACGAGCCACCGCGCGAGGACGCCCCGCTGCCGATCGGCAAGCCCATCCAGAACACCCGGCTCTACATCCTCGACGACACCGCGGAACGGCTGTGCGAACCGGGGGAGAGCGGGGAGATCTGCCTGGCGGGAGACGGGCTGGCGGCCGGCTACCTGGGACTGCCGGAACTCACCCGCCAACACTTCATCCACCGCTGCGTCGACGGTGTGCCGGAACGGCTCTACCGGACCGGCGACCGGGGGCATCTGCTGCCCGGCGGCGACGTGGTCTTCGACGGACGCCTGGATGACCAGGTCAAGGTGAACAGCTACCGCATCGAGCTGGGGGAGATCACTCATCACCTCAACCACAGCAGGACCGTCAAACGCAGTTATGTCACGGTTCGCGACCACCACGGCGAAAGGTCACTGGTGGCGTTCGTCGTACCCGCCGGCCCGGGCGTCACGCCGGAGAGCCTGCGCGCCCACCTGGCCGCGAAACTGCCCCGCTACATGGTCCCGTCACAGATCCACCTCTGCGACGCCTTTCCCCTGACCCCGAACGGCAAAGTCGACGGCCGTGCCCTGCTTGGGCACTTCACCGACACACAAGGAGCGTGTGCACCGTGA
- a CDS encoding phosphopantetheine-binding protein → MSDVTGPAPAVPDGPARMTTTETALAGMWCDLLGRSATGTEEDFFEAGGTSVMAIRFLQRVEKKFGPDVLTPEQLYDDPRLGVLAKAIDTSLAGG, encoded by the coding sequence GTGAGCGATGTGACCGGACCGGCCCCCGCCGTCCCTGACGGGCCCGCCCGGATGACCACCACGGAGACGGCCCTCGCGGGGATGTGGTGCGACCTCCTCGGCCGTTCCGCGACCGGCACCGAGGAGGACTTCTTCGAGGCGGGCGGCACGTCGGTCATGGCCATCAGATTTCTGCAACGCGTGGAGAAGAAGTTCGGACCGGACGTCCTGACACCCGAACAGCTCTATGACGATCCCCGGCTCGGTGTACTGGCGAAAGCCATCGACACCTCGCTCGCCGGCGGCTGA